The Cellulomonas sp. S1-8 genomic sequence CGGCCTCGTCGAGTCCCGTGAGGTGCACGGACCGCGCCCGCGCGACGACCGCCTGGTAGCCGACCACGCTCAGGCAGCCCTCGTAGAACGCCGCGGGTGCCGCGTCCGCAGGCGCGTAGGCGGGGTTGACCAGCACGCGGTACGGCAGCGCGGTGCGCTCCCGCGCGAGCGCGACCTCGTCGTCACCGGAGCCCGGGTCCTCGAGGACCGCGAGCGCGAGCGGGAGGCCGATCTGGGGCGCGGCCAGCCCCACGCCGGGCGCCGCGAGCATCGTGCGGCGCATCAGGGCGAGGAGCTCGGTCAGCTCGTCGCCGTCGAGCTGACCGTCGTACGGCGCCGCCACGGTGCGCAGCACGGGGTGCCCGGCCTGCACGATCGGCGCGACGGCGTCGGGGCCGGCCGCACGCGCGGCCTCGAGCGTGCGGCGCACGAGGTCACGCACGACCCGGTCGACGTCGTCCATGCCCGGCCCCGACCCGTCAGGCCCGCGCGACGCGCGTCACAGCGCGAGCCGCGTGCGGACCACGTCGGCGAGCTCGTGCGCGACGCGGTCCGCCTCGTCCTGCGTCGCGGCCTCGACCATGACGCGCACGAGGGCCTCGGTGCCCGACGGGCGCAGCAGCACGCGGCCGGTGTCACCGAGCCCCTTCTCGGCCAGCGCGACGGCCTCGGCGAGCACGGCGTCGTCGGTGCGGGTGCGGTCGACGCCGGAGACGTTGACGAGGGTCTGCGGCAGCCGACGCACCACGCCGGCGAGGTCGGCCAGGGTGCGGCCGGTCTCGACGACGCGGGCGGCGAGCTGCAGGGCCGTCAGCAGCCCGTCCCCGGTGGTCGCGTGCGCCGCCAGGATGATGTGGCCGGACTGCTCGCCGCCCAGCCCGTACCCGCCGGCGCGCATGGCCTCCAGCACGTACCGGTCGCCGACACCCGTCTCGACGGTGGCGATGCCCGCGTCCCGCATCGCGATCCGCAGGCCGAGGTTGCTCATCACCGTGGTGACCAGCGTGTCGTGCGGCAGGTCCCCGCGGTCGTGCAGGGCGATCGCGAGGATCCCCATGATCTGGTCGCCGTCGACGAGCGTGCCCGTCGCGTCGACCGCCAGGCAGCGGTCGGCGTCACCGTCGAGCGCGACGCCGAGGTCGGCATGGGCCGCGACCACGGCGGCCTGGAGCTGCTCGGGGTGCGTCGAGCCGCACGCCTCGTTGATGTTGCGGCCGTCGGGCGAGGCGTTGATGACGACGACGTCGGCGCCCGCCTCGCGCAGCGCGGACGGCCCGACCTCGCTCGCCGCACCGTTGGCGCAGTCGATGA encodes the following:
- the glmM gene encoding phosphoglucosamine mutase, encoding MGRLFGTDGIRGLANRDVTAEVALDASVAAAHVLATTGAFAGHRPRAVVGRDPRSSGEFLSAAVAAGLASAGVDVDNVGVLPTPAVAYLTAARGVDIGVVLSASHNPMPDNGIKFLARGGHKLDDELEAAIEARMGEVWDRPLGADVGRIRMDLSLSGQQYVDHLVSTVTTRLEGLRIVIDCANGAASEVGPSALREAGADVVVINASPDGRNINEACGSTHPEQLQAAVVAAHADLGVALDGDADRCLAVDATGTLVDGDQIMGILAIALHDRGDLPHDTLVTTVMSNLGLRIAMRDAGIATVETGVGDRYVLEAMRAGGYGLGGEQSGHIILAAHATTGDGLLTALQLAARVVETGRTLADLAGVVRRLPQTLVNVSGVDRTRTDDAVLAEAVALAEKGLGDTGRVLLRPSGTEALVRVMVEAATQDEADRVAHELADVVRTRLAL
- a CDS encoding peptide deformylase; this encodes MDDVDRVVRDLVRRTLEAARAAGPDAVAPIVQAGHPVLRTVAAPYDGQLDGDELTELLALMRRTMLAAPGVGLAAPQIGLPLALAVLEDPGSGDDEVALARERTALPYRVLVNPAYAPADAAPAAFYEGCLSVVGYQAVVARARSVHLTGLDEAGRALDEVVTGWSARIVQHETDHLRGTLYLDRALPRSLSATDAWGAHWGSEPDPREAARALGFELPGTARRGAGEEPR